From the genome of Pectobacterium atrosepticum:
TCGTTATTAATGCCAAATGCCGTCATCAGCGCCGCATCATCAAATTCACCCAAAATGTTCGTCTGAATATTCTGCGCCGTAAACCAATTCAATAGCTTTCGTCCCAGCATGGTTCGCCGCCCGGGAATCAGTAGCTTACGTTGTTCAAGGCAGGCTGGAAAAGGCAGCTCAGGCTGCGGACGCTTACAGTAAAAGCTCACAGCACACTCGCCCAACTTGAGTGAAAACAACCCTTCCTGCTGAGTTGAATCAACTGGGCAATCTGATAGGATCATATCCAGCTTATGCTGGCTCAACTGCTCCAGCAGCATTTCGTGCGTCGACTCAAAACAGCGCAAATGGATATGTTCCTGTTCCGTCACAACCGTTTCTAGCACTCGGCTCACCAACCGTTTGGACAACGCATCTGCCACGCCAACATCGAATAACAGGTTCGATTCTTTGCGGTAGTTCACAATATCTAACATTTCCTGGCTGAGCTGGAACATGCTATCCGCATAGCGAAAAACAAGTTGCCCCAGTTCCGTCGGCTCCAACCCTCGCCCTTTGCGCTTGAAAAGTTTGCCCTGTAAACGCTCTTCCAGACATTTGATTTGCCCAGTAATGGTCTGCGGCGTTAAAAACAGCATTTCTGCCGCACCGGCAACGGAGCCCGACTTATAAACCTGCCAGAAATAATAGAGATGATTAAAATTCAAATGAGACACACCCGCCCCCTCTTCGCGCCTCTGGCATAGTTCAACCCTTACACGGCTGAACCGCCTTGTCCAGCGCTGGCAATACTCCGCGCAATGCCAGATAGCCAAGTAATGCTGCCAGCCCTGACGCCAGCAAGATTCCCAGCTTGGCATAGGTAATCAACTCCGCATCACCACCAGAGAATGCCAGCAGCGTAATGAATATCGACATGGTAAAACCGATACCACACAGCACGGAGACTGCCACGATCTGGTTAAAGTGCACACCAACCGGCAGGCGCGCATAGCCCAATCGTATAGTTAGCCAACTGAACAAGGTAATGCCCAGTGGTTTACCAAGCAACAACCCAGCGGCGATACCAAGGCTCAAAGGGGAAAACAGTTTTTCCAGCACAATTCCCTGCAATACAATGCCTGCGTTGGCGAAGGCAAACAGCGGAACAATAAGAAACGCGACCCACGTTTGTAAGCCATGTTCCAGCGAGGTTGCCGGAGAAGGTTCCCCGTCGGACGTACGCAGGGGAATAAAAAATCCGACAATGACCCCGGCCAACGTTGCATGAACGCCACATTTCAGAATGCAGACCCACAAGACGCCCCCCACTAATAAATAGGCGGACGTTTTGCCAACCTGCAGCTTGTTCATATAGGCCAGGACAGCAATAGCCAGCACCGCACCGGCCAGCGCAAGCCAGAAGACCTGCTGTGTATAAAACAGGGCGATAATCAGGATCGCGCCCAGATCGTCAATGATCGCCAACGCTAACAGGAAGACTTTTAACCCTGCGGGAACACGCTTGCCTAATAACGTCAACACACCAATGGCGAACGCGATATCTGTCGCGGCGGGAATAGCCCACCCTGCACGTGTCACGTCATCATTCACGTTAAAAAGCAGAAAGAGCAAGGCGGGAAAAATCATTCCGCCTACTGCGGCTGCCAGTGGCAACATCGCCTGCTGGCGGCTGGCTAACGTGCCTTCGACTAGCTCACGCTTCACTTCCAGACCAATCAGCAGGAAGAAAATCGCCATCAGGCCATCATTAATCCACAGCAGTAGGTTCTTATTGATCTCCAGTGCGCCAAACCGCATTTCCA
Proteins encoded in this window:
- the nhaR gene encoding transcriptional activator NhaR; amino-acid sequence: MSHLNFNHLYYFWQVYKSGSVAGAAEMLFLTPQTITGQIKCLEERLQGKLFKRKGRGLEPTELGQLVFRYADSMFQLSQEMLDIVNYRKESNLLFDVGVADALSKRLVSRVLETVVTEQEHIHLRCFESTHEMLLEQLSQHKLDMILSDCPVDSTQQEGLFSLKLGECAVSFYCKRPQPELPFPACLEQRKLLIPGRRTMLGRKLLNWFTAQNIQTNILGEFDDAALMTAFGINNDAIFVAPSLYANEIYQQGDIVEIGRIENIQDEYYAIFAARMIQHPAVQRVCNADFSALFCDRAEGLSRGDG
- the nhaA gene encoding Na+/H+ antiporter NhaA, with product MITMIRRFIRLDAAAGMMLMMATVLAIALANWSVTAAGYQQFLMIPVEMRFGALEINKNLLLWINDGLMAIFFLLIGLEVKRELVEGTLASRQQAMLPLAAAVGGMIFPALLFLLFNVNDDVTRAGWAIPAATDIAFAIGVLTLLGKRVPAGLKVFLLALAIIDDLGAILIIALFYTQQVFWLALAGAVLAIAVLAYMNKLQVGKTSAYLLVGGVLWVCILKCGVHATLAGVIVGFFIPLRTSDGEPSPATSLEHGLQTWVAFLIVPLFAFANAGIVLQGIVLEKLFSPLSLGIAAGLLLGKPLGITLFSWLTIRLGYARLPVGVHFNQIVAVSVLCGIGFTMSIFITLLAFSGGDAELITYAKLGILLASGLAALLGYLALRGVLPALDKAVQPCKG